The window CCTTCCCGGGGTGATACAAAATTTCACAATCGTAATCCTTCAATAAGTCTAACCACCTCCGTTGACGATTATTAAGATCACGTTGTTCAAAGAAATACTTAAGACTTTTATGATCCGAATAAATGGAGAATTTAACGCCATACAAGTAATGACGCCAAATCTTCAATGCAAAGACAACCGCTGCAAGTTCCAAATCATGGACGGGATAGGACTTCTCATGAGTTTTTAATTGTCTTGATGCATAAGCGATAACTTGCCCCTTTTGCATAAGGACACAACCAAGACCATTGAACAAGGCATCACAATACACCGAGAAATCTTCAATTCCATCTGGCAAGGTAAGAATAAGCGCTTGACTCAACTTTTCTTTTAATGTTTGAAATGCACCTTCTTGTTCACTTTTCCAATCAAACTTCACGTTCTTTCGAGTCAATTTTGTAAGAGGTGAAGCCAACTTCGAAAAATCTTGAATGAATCGACGGTAATAACCCGCCAAACCAAGAAAGCTACGGATTTCTGTCGGGGACTTAGGAGATTCCCACTTCATGATGGCACTTATTTTCGATGGATCGACTTTAATTCCATCTTGATTAACAACATGACCGAGAAATTGCACTTCCcgcaaccaaaattcacatttcgaGAATTTAGCATAAAGCTTCTCACGGCGAAGGGTCTCCAGGACTTCGCGGAGATGTTTCTCATGATCGGATGGACACTTCGAATAGATCAAAATGTCGTCAATAAAAACGATAACGGATTTATCAAGGAAAGGACGACATACACAATTCATAAGATCCATGAAGGCCGCCGGAGCATTAGTCAACCCAAAAGGCATGACCATGAATTCATAATGACCATATCGAGTCCTAAATGCGGTTTTTGGGATATCTTCTTCACAAATTTTAAGTTGATGGTACCCCGATCGAAGATCAATCTTTGAGAAATAAgaagctccttgaagttgatcaaaaaGATCATCAATACGCGGCAAAGGGTACTTGTTTTTAATAGTAACCTTATTGAGTtcacgataatcaatgcacatccGTAAACTACCGTCCTTCTTCTTAACAAACAAGACGGGAGCACCCCATGGTGAACTACTTGGGCGAATGAAACCCTTATCAAGTAGTTCTTGGAGTTGATCCATCATTTCTCGCATTTCGGTTGGAGCGAGACGATAAGGAGCCTTGGCAATAGGCGTAGCACCCGGAATGAGGTCAATTTTGAAATCAATTTGTCTTTCGGGAGGAAGACCCGGTAGATCTTCGGGGAAAACATCTACAAACTCGTTCACAATAGGAATTTCGGACATTGATTtagatttcttattggaatCAACAACATGAGCTAGAAAAGCCTTGCACCCTCGAGAGATAAGTCGGCGGGCTCGAGCAAAGGTGCATAAAGGCAATGAGTCTTGATTTCTTTCACCGAAAATGACCATATCCCTACCGTTAGGAGTTTTTAGGTGAACACTTTTATTGGTACAACAAATATTTGCCTTATGTTGGCCAAGccaatccatacccaaaatCACATCAAATTCTCCCAAACCCATAGGAATAAGATTAGCTTTGAAAATTTCGAAATTGATGGTTAGACTACAACCTAGATACACATTCTTAATCATGTAAGTTTGATCACCCGCTACTTCAACCAATAAAGGAGGTTCAAGAAAAGACAATTGTAAAGGAATGCATTTAGTGAATCGAGTAGCAACAAAAGAACGATTTGCTCCGGAATCAAATAAAATCTTAGCGGGGATGTCATGAACTAGAAAGGTACCTGACACGACATCGGTGGACTCTTTGGCTTGAGCTACCGTGATTTGGAACGATCTTCCCCTCGGATTCCCCCTTGTTTCGCCAATTTTCTTTCATTAACCTTTCTTGTTTCGGCTTGCCTTTCCTCCTCCGTCAACAATGGGCAAGCACTCTTCATGTGTCCTTCGTTAAAGCATTTGAAACACACGGTAGGTTTGTTTGGAGAGAACATACAATCTCGGCTAATGTGACCCGGTTGGCCACAATTGAAGCATCCTTTCTTAGATGGTAATAAACAAACTCAGGAATGATGTTTCCCACAATTGTTGCAAGTGGGAATGTTCTTCCTATTCGAACCACCCCCCGAACTACCACTAGACCGGAACTTCTTGTTTGGAGAGTTACTTTGTTCCGTCTTTCTCTTGGAGGTCTCATCATCCGGCATACCTTGCTCAACCTCATGCCACCTAGCCACATCAACCAATTGTGTAAACGATTCAATTTGAAGTAACGTAATCCTCTCTCGAATGCTCTTGCGAAGTTTGCGATAAAAATGCTCCTTTAACAACCGATCATCTTTCAAATATTCCGGACAAAATTGAGCTTTGTCCAAAAATTGTACCCGAAACTCGTTtacatttcatattaaaactctataatcattaagttgtgtggtaaaactgtatctctgtttttttttgtaggtttaatgtgcaagttaggattgtagatgtcactggtgctattggagttaaaatgaatgatcaacaaatttcaaattttatacaAAGAACggcctatcaaatttgtgatgaaaattatgaggtatatttggtttattttagtgctaaataagacttttctatgcattttaagtcattaattttttttaaaatggtcattaattgtaataggagtacatttacttcgctacatgcatgcttgaactggtgttaaaaaaattatttaaggttatagcgcatccacgtgggtctatatatcaaagtgggggaaaattcataatacctatcacatccaggtaatcaacataatccttcttatatgcgcctactatgggcaatccattttataatttctctccggcgtgcaatgtatgcgttttaagccctcgtgtatcattaataaatcccaagttatatctagcattcttcttctttaaattaatcaactcataagaatatttttattatgtccaactcagttatatttattcattgatacaatcttaaaatgaagtttaagaaaaattatttagggttgtccgtaCATCGCACAGGTCTAAGCACTAGTTTTTATGATGTAAACATGTTTGCAATTGTACCTTGTAATTTGGTGTTGTTTTTCTACTTGAAGAAGGACGCGCGAGGAGTTCATAATTCCTAGGATTGTGACGAAACATCTAAAGCAATGTTTAGTTACTTTTGGTTTAAACTGGAATTATAATTCTAGTCATGTTAGGCTAGCTTTTGGAAGCCGAATATGACACATATGACATATCTGTTGTTTCTTATACTTCAATTTCATCTcttttttacccttttaatatGTCGTTGATCTAATTTTCAATTCAAGCCCTTTTTCAATCTTGTCTTTTACAGTTTCACCCTAAAGTACTACGTACTTCATTAGACATTGACATTGGTTTAATTATACTTTCTTAATAAGGGTGTAGTGATAAACTCATATGAACTTTTAGTCATTTACAACCATTAATGCATCATACAATAgtaaaatacaattatataatgCTTCAATTGTTGTAGATGAATAAAAGCTTGTGTAAATTTATTAACTTTCTCTAAATAAACAATCTTTACTAGATTTCtattacaaaattattttatataactaatataatatttttataaagataGGTACCATTTCAAACTAAATTattcaaatcattttattacatcaaattcaaaactttaaACTAAACCAATTGCATTGTTATCAATATTTTACAATAAATGTGTTGTTAGAGAATATCAACCCTCACCACAACAAATAGGTTATTTATTAACACTTATTTTTTCgtactttttaaaaatgtttaaaaaattgttaatttgttcacacttataaatgtgtgaaaaataactcacatttaaaagtgtgaataaagttaaagaataaatttttttttcacaattataGATGTAGAAACATAAAGTTCACATTTTCaagtgtttaaaaatatataattgttcacacttaaaagtgtgaaaaagtGTGAAAGTAGTTTATGACACCAAATTTCCTCACACGAGAGGAAGTGCGAGGAAtttgagtgtgacaaattagttctcacacttttaagtgtgaaaatttttgacattttttcacacttttaagtgtaaacattttatttatacatttatacttgtgaaaaaagtatgactttttaaaatttttcacaattctaagtgtgaattttttttaatacaatttcagatgtgaacaaattaacataatttttcacactttttaaaaatgcgAGGAAATAATTGTGAACaattgacatttttgttgtagtgccTTATTTTAagccattttattttatttaacttataCTAATCGACATAGTTGTTAAACttttacgagtcacgagtcgagtcGATTTATACCAAAAACGTGTCGACTTGTTGGGTGACTCTTTTTTGTCcaaactcttacgagtcacaATATGAACTTAGACCGAGTCAATACGAGTcgcaaatttataattattctAGTATGATACTATGgctatatattatatgttattttatttctacattattttgtatattatttatgtatttttgataattttagtGCAAATTGAGATAAATTATATGTCAATAACTCaaaactattgaatatgtagtaatattttaataaatttattaaaagataatcaacttatattttgGTTTAAAGATGTCACATATGTAAttgtattatattttgtaacatTTAAAAATGTCTTGACTCTTATTAGTCGAGTCACATTCCGAATTACGagttaaaaattataaagagTAAGAATGGTATCTTATCTTTTTGgaactttttaaaaatctcCATAAGTCCATATTATAAAAGCTATTTAATCtatcatttatgtttgttattgatgactaacatttattttattatactatcatcaaaagtttatatttatattatataataatctaTTACATAAAAGCGTAAcaaattatttattaacttaGTTAGAAAGTTAAAATTAACTTCCCGCGTCATATTACATGTATAATAATTACTGGCTTAAACCCAGTGGTCAGGGGTGTTTACACTTCTTACTATGTGGGGCCCCTATGGGTTTTCTCCTAAGGTTGTAGGTTCGAGCCTTGACTGACATAATCCTTAGGTTTCCCATCTAGGAATTTTCCAAAAGGAGGGGGGCTAATAGACTGCAGCTTGTGCTTAGCATCTCGCGAGGTCCAACAATAGTTGGTTAAAATTACCTCCAGCCACGTCTGAGTCGAAATAcacctttgaaaaaaaaaaacatggataaTTTTTTTAGTGTCAATAATGTATGGAAAAATAACATTATTTTATTACACATAAAGTTATTCTAAAACTTTAATCCACTACTTATATTAATTCTGTGTATGTATACCGGCTAAATCTAgtaaaaatctaaaaagttCTTTGTACAATTAATATAGAAAATCCGGGAGGCGCTATTAGTTCGGTTTGGAGGGATAAGCTtgtgaagaaagaaccaatgtAAAGCTCTACTAGTGAAGCACATAGTACTTTAGGGTGAAACGGtaaaagacaaaattaaaaaagggcTTAAGATGAAATTTAGATCAACGACATATTGAAAGTGTAAAAAGAGAGGGAattcaaagaaacaacaaaTCAGTGTCACATTCGGCTTTTAATCCAAATTCCTAATATGACTAGAATTATAATTATACATGATTTTCAATTCTTGGAGTCCTATAAATAAACCACAAAATTCCAAACCTTGAGTTAATTGTAAGCATCCGACGTTCTAAATTAAGCTATGTCATCGACTGAAATCGAAATCATCAGCACGCAAGAATTAGCTGATGGTATATACACAAAAGATGGCACAGTCGATTACAAAAACAATCCTGCAAACAAAAGGGTTACAGGAAAATGGAAGACCTGCTTTTTTATTCTTGGTAACGAATGCTGCGAAAGATTGGCATACTATGGAATGAGCACAAATCTATTGCTTTATTTCAAGAataatcttcatcaacataGTTCCCAAGCATCAAAGAACCTATCAAATTGGTCCGGAACATGTTATGTTACGCCGTTGGTTGGTGCGTTTCTTGCTGATTCCTATCTTGGCAGATATTGGACCATTGCCATCTTCTCCATCATCTATGTCATGGTATATATCTTTACACCTTGCTCCTCTtcattcttatatatatatgcacgtATACTTAATTaaagttgtttaatttttgactgttttttatttcttctttatataaaatatataaaaatagggAATGAGTTTATTGACAATATCAGCGGCGGTTCCTGGGCTTAAGCCAACTTGTGTGTCAAAAGAAGATTGCCACGCTACTGGTCTAGACATTGCGTTAACGTATGTGGCACTCTATCTAGTGGCCTTAGGAACCGGGGGGATCAAACCATGTGTGTCATCGTATGGTGCGGATCagtttgatgatgaggatgaggcCGAGAAGGAGCAAAAGAGTTCTTTCTTCAACTGGTTCTATATTTCCATCAATATCGGTGCACTCCTTGCGTCGTCGTTTCTTGTTTGGATCCAAGCCAATGTGGGTTGGGGTTGGGGGTTTGGTATCCCGGCCGTGACCATGGCAGTTGCTGTTGTCTCGTTCTTTTCAGGAACCAAACGGTACAGGAATCAGAAACCAGGTGGAAGCCCGTTGACACGTATTTGCCAGGTCATTGTAGCTTCTTGGAGGAAACGTAGGGTCCATGTGCCCGATGACAAGTCCCTTTTGTATGAGACCACAGATGGCAAATCTGCCATCACTGGAAGCCGCAAACTTGAACACACTGAATTGTTTAGGTAACAATcttaacaaatttatatttcaatCCTTTTATTTGATAACGGGTCATATCAATATATGACTAGTACTATGCTTATAAACTAAACTGTGGTCTTCTTGTAGTTTCTTGGACAAAGCTGCTATTCAGTTACAATCAGATCATGTCAAAGGATCCGCCAACCCATGGTGGCTTTGCACAGTGACCCAAGTCGAGGAACTCAAATCCATCATCAAGCTGCTTCCAATATGGGCCACGGGTATCATCTTCAGCGCTGTCTATAGTCAAATGAGCAATATGTTTGTGCTGCAAGGTTCTTTCATGGACATCAAGATCAAGAAATTTGAGATCCCACCAGCATCACTCAGCATTTTCGACCCCATTAGTGTCATTCTCTTGACCCTAGTTTACAAATGGGTCATTATACCTGTTGCCCGGAAATATACAGGCCACAAATCAGGCCTCACTCAGCTCCAAAGAATGGGCACAGGTCTAGTTATATCAATTTTCGCAATGCTAGCTGCTGGGATATTAGAAGTCATCAGGCTCGGGATTGTTAAGAAAAACAACTACTACGATTTGGAGCATATGCCCATGACGGTTTTCTGGCAGGTCCCACAGTATCTCTTGATTGGTGCTGCTGAGGTTTTTACGTTCATAGGACAAACAGAATTCTTTAATGATCAAGCCCCTGATTCTATGAGGAGTTTGTGTTCTGCTTTATCGCTCACAACTGTGGCTTTAGGAAACTATTTGAGTAGCTTGCTGGTGACAATTGTAACCGCGATTAGTACTAAAGGGGGTAAGCCGGGGTGGATACCAGATAATCTGAATCATGGACAGTTACAGAATTTCTTCTGGCTTTTGACCGTTCTTAGTGTGTTGAATTTGGGGGCTTATCTTCTCGTGGCCAGGTGGTATACTTATAAGCGTTCAGTTGGGACTCTTCGCTAGAACGTGCAAAGATTATCACGGTATACAGTATGGAATTTGTTTAGAGGTGTCTTTACTTTGAGATTTTTctgttttattagtttttagaACTTTTGTTGGTGTCGATTGTTTGTCGATttattcactcactaaatttaTGTTTGAATGACACATTTTTATGATCATACTATTCTAAACTCTTGGTTTAATATTAGCTTAGTAGATTTGATAACATTGGCTAATATTCCATGTTCTGTATCTGTTTCAAGCTCTGAGGagcaaatacatatatgttgAAACAGTGAGCTATCATCAAATAGCCTAGTGGTAAAAAGTCATGTTTTCTCACAAGATGTCTCTGAATCCTGTCCTCCGTAAATATCTTGGGGGTGGTCAAGGGATTAGTTGAAATCGGCCATGGCATAAAAGCACAGTTAGACCTTTCGTTACAGTGTAGTTAATAACCAAAAGTACTTGAGTTTATTGGATTATTGAATATAATACCTATATAACATATTAGATCACAAACATAAACACTATTCATTCCTTTTCCTTGTTATGAAGTACAACACCACCAAATTACAAGGTACAATAACATCAGGATAATCTGCAATCTTAAGGCCAACATCCCCAACAGCCGCCCCAACAACTCGAACCCCTTGGACAATTTGTCTTGTGTGATTCAATGACTGCACACATTTGCAAActtacaattatacatacatacagatATACACAAtcataatctatatataaaatatattttatcatGATAAGAATTTAATCTGCATACCTTTTGAATCACGAGCTTGAGGTACTGGATATGCTCTTCCTGCATAAGAAATGAGAACAAGTGCAGAAAAAACGACCAAGAAGAAAGCAATAACGTAAGACCTCATTTTCTTAATACCCAAAACAATTTGCATatagttttgttatatattctTTCGTGTCTTTGGATTTTTATAGAaagattgaaagaaaaaacaaatgttatatGTCAATGATACTACGTAAGGTTTGGAAGTTTTAGTCAGCGATGACAGCAAAAGTCAATATTGGACGTGGTCTTTTTCTTTATAGGGGAATGATACCAATGACAAGCCACTGGCACATCCGATCATCTTCATCCGTCCGAAAGAAC is drawn from Erigeron canadensis isolate Cc75 chromosome 9, C_canadensis_v1, whole genome shotgun sequence and contains these coding sequences:
- the LOC122583812 gene encoding protein NRT1/ PTR FAMILY 8.2-like — its product is MSTNLLLYFKNNLHQHSSQASKNLSNWSGTCYVTPLVGAFLADSYLGRYWTIAIFSIIYVMGMSLLTISAAVPGLKPTCVSKEDCHATGLDIALTYVALYLVALGTGGIKPCVSSYGADQFDDEDEAEKEQKSSFFNWFYISINIGALLASSFLVWIQANVGWGWGFGIPAVTMAVAVVSFFSGTKRYRNQKPGGSPLTRICQVIVASWRKRRVHVPDDKSLLYETTDGKSAITGSRKLEHTELFSFLDKAAIQLQSDHVKGSANPWWLCTVTQVEELKSIIKLLPIWATGIIFSAVYSQMSNMFVLQGSFMDIKIKKFEIPPASLSIFDPISVILLTLVYKWVIIPVARKYTGHKSGLTQLQRMGTGLVISIFAMLAAGILEVIRLGIVKKNNYYDLEHMPMTVFWQVPQYLLIGAAEVFTFIGQTEFFNDQAPDSMRSLCSALSLTTVALGNYLSSLLVTIVTAISTKGGKPGWIPDNLNHGQLQNFFWLLTVLSVLNLGAYLLVARWYTYKRSVGTLR